In a single window of the Cydia splendana chromosome 20, ilCydSple1.2, whole genome shotgun sequence genome:
- the LOC134800474 gene encoding uncharacterized protein LOC134800474, with amino-acid sequence MATTVLWLIPLAFRIVISVNVEQSEVIHRQRCSKGDKILNDCNWCRCKNSAYNCEARSCNQVDVFGHFNDAIQDINVGMQGHGAWRSTPTACEPHVHYRRGSVLCVCGEDGVWPNPVCRDIFQVLHAVEVASGKTCDPMKLYLQECNVCFCPSTGQLDPELCTKKECDENDPVMKERSTELKEPVDVYAECTVDQKYQLDCQTCTCLRNNRLLCGNCTDTKVEDRYYCHSEPPNKIFNVDCNLCFCDSEGRMVCSAKRCLGNVSPSTRRRLLDIDERYFELVERPVALHTCKIGTKYRKGCNTCVCLKHESGKTMFACTVRPCKEESLLRTIREGCVLSTSYELNCLKCSCVTANDEKWQWCETESICSNVKSESVELSSMHGYCEPLHNYVNDCNNCQCLSDSQTVICSDLKCDKASISVEVIPMLQHGIDCPKGTAYKVDCNICYCLLNGNSLCTTLDCKKQ; translated from the exons ATGGCGACCACAGTTTTGTGGTTAATTCCTCTGGCTTTTAGAATTGTTATTAGTGTAAATGTTG AGCAAAGTGAGGTGATACATCGCCAGCGCTGCTCCAAGGGAGACAAAATCCTGAACGATTGCAATTGGTGCCGTTGTAAAAACAGCGCGTACAACTGTGAGGCCCGGAGCTGTAATCAAGTCGACGTGTTTGGACATTTCAACG ATGCCATACAAGACATCAACGTAGGCATGCAAGGTCACGGCGCTTGGCGCTCAACCCCCACGGCCTGCGAGCCCCACGTGCACTACCGCCGAGGCTCCGTGCTCTGCGTCTGCGGCGAGGACGGCGTCTGGCCAAACCCCGTCTGCCGAGACATCTTCCAAGTACTCCATGCCGTTGAAGTCGCCAGCGGAAAAACCTGCGACCCCATGAAACTGTATCTCCAAGAATGCAACGTCTGTTTCTGTCCCAGCACGGGACAGTTAGATCCCGAGCTATGCACCAAAAAGGAATGCGATGAAAACGACCCAGTAATGAAAGAACGGTCGACAGAATTAAAGGAGCCTGTAGATGTTTACGCGGAGTGTACGGTGGATCAGAAATACCAACTAGACTGCCAAACCTGCACTTGTCTGAGAAATAACAGACTCCTGTGCGGAAATTGTACGGACACGAAAGTAGAAGACCGTTATTACTGCCATTCCGAGCCTCCtaataaaatattcaatgtcGATTGCAATTTGTGCTTCTGCGATAGTGAAGGTCGAATGGTATGCTCGGCAAAGCGCTGTCTTGGGAATGTAAGCCCGTCAACAAGAAGGCGTCTATTGGACATAGATGAGCGCTATTTCGAGTTAGTAGAACGCCCAGTAGCTCTCCACACTTGTAAGATCGGGACCAAGTATAGAAAAGGCTGCAACACTTGCGTGTGCTTGAAACATGAATCTGGAAAAACCATGTTCGCGTGCACGGTGAGACCTTGCAAGGAAGAGTCTTTACTGAGAACTATAAGGGAAGGCTGCGTTCTGTCGACATCTTACGAATTGAATTGTTTAAAATGTTCCTGCGTTACGGCTAATGACGAGAAATGGCAATGGTGCGAGACTGAAAGCATATGCTCGAACGTGAAAAGTGAGAGTGTCGAGTTGAGCAGCATGCACGGTTACTGCGAGCCGTTGCATAATTACGTTAATGATTGCAATAATTGCCAATGCCTCTCTGACAGTCAGACAGTAATATGTTCCGACTTGAAATGCGACAAGGCGAGCATATCTGTGGAGGTAATACCGATGCTGCAACACGGTATCGACTGCCCGAAAGGAACCGCTTACAAGGTCGACTGTAATATTTGTTACTGTTTGCTCAACGGGAATTCTTTGTGTACAACGCTTGATTGTAAGAAGCAATAA
- the LOC134800775 gene encoding GMP reductase 1-like: MPNIINEVKLDFKDVLLRPKRSTLRSRNDVDLHREITFRNSGQTYRGVPVMASNMDTVGTFEMARELSKHGLFTCIHKYYSIDDWKKFSEEHTECLEHMAASSGTAEADYTRLTEILDTIKDLKFICLDVANGYSQHFVEYVRKVRAAYPKHTIIAGNVVTGEMVEELILSGADIIKVGIGPGSVCTTRIKTGVGYPQLSAVIECADAAHGLKGHIISDGGCTCPGDVAKAFGAGADFVMAGGMFAGHDQCGGDVVTKPDGKKVKLFYGMASATAMEKHSGGVADYRSSEGKTVEVSYRGDVGVTVKDILGGLRSACTYVGAAKLRELSRRATFIRCSRQVNDTFS; this comes from the exons ATGCCCAACATTATCAACGAGGTTAAGTTAGACTTTAAGGATGTACTCCTCAGGCCTAAGCGAAGCACCCTCAGAAGCAGAAACGAT GTGGATCTCCACCGAGAGATCacgttccggaattccggacaGACGTACCGGGGAGTCCCGGTCATGGCCAGCAACATGGACACCGTTGGGACTTTTGAAATGGCAAGGGAACTGTCAAAG cacGGCCTCTTCACATGTATACACAAATATTACTCGATAGATGACTGGAAGAAATTCTCAGAGGAACACACAGAATGCTTGGAACACATGG CCGCCAGCTCGGGCACTGCCGAGGCGGACTACACCCGTCTCACCGAAATCCTGGACACAATCAAAGACCTCAAATTCATTTGTCTGGACGTCGCCAACGGATATTCGCAACATTTCGTCGAGTATGTGAGGAAAGTGCGAGCGGCGTACCCGAAACACACCATTATT GCCGGCAATGTAGTAACTGGAGAGATGGTAGAAGAATTAATTTTATCTGGAGCAGATATCATtaag GTCGGCATCGGTCCAGGTTCAGTGTGCACGACCCGCATCAAAACTGGCGTGGGCTACCCGCAACTCTCCGCCGTCATAGAATGTGCTGACGCCGCGCATGGTCTCAAAGGACACATCATTTCA GACGGCGGGTGCACCTGCCCCGGCGACGTGGCTAAAGCTTTCGGCGCGGGCGCCGACTTCGTGATGGCGGGCGGAATGTTCGCCGGCCACGACCAGTGTGGGGGGGATGTTGTTACCAAACCTGATGGGAAGAAGGTGAAGCTATTCTACGGCATGGCTTCTGCTACAGCTATGGAGAAGCATTCGGGGGGCGTGGCGGATTATAGGTCCTCTGAAG GTAAAACCGTAGAAGTATCATACCGGGGCGACGTGGGCGTCACCGTGAAGGACATCCTCGGCGGGCTGCGCTCGGCGTGCACGTACGTCGGCGCCGCCAAGCTGCGCGAGCTGTCGCGCCGCGCTACCTTCATACGATGCAGCCGGcaggtcaacgacaccttctcgtaa